The proteins below are encoded in one region of Fibrella aestuarina BUZ 2:
- a CDS encoding cell division protein FtsQ/DivIB has translation MVAFTEQRLRHTHCESVVVRIDGTDEQRFLNRRDVTGFLTNNGAEPVVGKALDQINFGQLEQRLRQYGLIRRAHVSYDLAGNLLVDVEQPHPVARLISNGPDDVVRGVGGQYISDEGRFFPLSMNYTARVPVVSGEWFRQHRTLADKAGEPLLELLRYIRDSDLWRAQIAELTVDAAGEVTLWPQVGTYRIEFGTPDELETKFKKIKLFYTQIAPRKGWDRYQRVNVQYRNQLVCE, from the coding sequence TTGGTTGCGTTTACCGAGCAACGGCTGCGGCACACGCACTGCGAGTCAGTAGTCGTCCGGATCGACGGCACCGACGAGCAGCGGTTTCTGAATCGTAGGGATGTCACGGGTTTTCTGACCAACAACGGGGCCGAGCCGGTCGTGGGAAAGGCACTGGATCAGATCAATTTCGGGCAGTTGGAGCAACGGCTTCGGCAATACGGGCTTATTCGGCGGGCACATGTCTCCTACGATCTGGCGGGTAACCTGCTGGTCGATGTAGAACAGCCACACCCGGTAGCTCGGTTGATCAGCAACGGTCCCGACGATGTCGTTCGGGGCGTAGGTGGTCAGTACATCAGCGACGAAGGGCGATTTTTCCCGCTGTCGATGAATTACACGGCTCGCGTGCCGGTGGTGTCGGGCGAATGGTTTCGGCAACATCGGACCCTGGCCGATAAAGCGGGCGAACCGCTACTTGAGTTGTTGCGCTACATACGCGACTCTGATTTGTGGCGGGCGCAGATTGCCGAGCTAACCGTTGACGCGGCGGGTGAGGTGACCCTTTGGCCGCAGGTGGGTACGTACCGGATTGAGTTTGGAACGCCTGATGAGTTGGAGACGAAGTTTAAAAAAATAAAACTGTTCTACACGCAGATAGCGCCCCGCAAAGGCTGGGACCGCTACCAACGGGTAAATGTGCAGTACCGTAACCAGTTAGTTTGCGAGTGA
- a CDS encoding DNA alkylation repair protein: MTPDYQTVRQTILAQEQPERAAFAARYFKTQAGQYGEGDVFLGLSMPQQHALARQFRNLAIADTEQLVQDPYHECRMVGLLIWNLQAKRGGTVLRQALADRYVANRQFINNWDLVDSSCPTLLGLPLLTADRTLLYELAQQDHLWSQRIALVTTWQFIRHGQFSDTFALVEQLITHRHDLIHKAMGWMLREVGKRNLDALNEFLHDHARQLPRTALRYALERHDPVSRRAFMAK; the protein is encoded by the coding sequence ATGACCCCAGACTACCAGACCGTTCGGCAAACTATACTGGCGCAGGAACAACCTGAGCGCGCCGCTTTCGCAGCTCGTTATTTCAAAACACAGGCCGGCCAATACGGGGAGGGCGATGTGTTTCTGGGTCTGTCGATGCCGCAACAACACGCCTTGGCCCGGCAGTTTCGCAACCTGGCCATTGCCGATACTGAGCAACTCGTTCAGGACCCATACCACGAGTGCCGCATGGTGGGCCTGCTGATCTGGAATCTACAGGCCAAACGGGGCGGAACGGTGCTACGGCAGGCCTTGGCCGACAGGTACGTTGCCAACCGGCAATTCATCAACAACTGGGACCTGGTCGATAGCAGTTGCCCCACCCTACTGGGGCTGCCTTTGCTCACGGCTGACCGGACCTTGCTGTATGAACTGGCCCAGCAGGATCACCTCTGGAGCCAACGGATTGCCCTGGTGACCACCTGGCAGTTTATCCGGCACGGGCAGTTTAGCGATACGTTTGCCCTGGTCGAGCAACTGATCACCCACCGTCACGATCTGATTCACAAGGCGATGGGCTGGATGCTGCGCGAAGTGGGCAAACGTAACCTTGATGCCCTCAACGAATTCCTGCACGACCATGCCCGCCAATTGCCGCGTACGGCCCTGCGCTACGCGCTCGAACGGCACGACCCCGTCAGTCGGCGGGCATTTATGGCCAAATAA
- a CDS encoding T9SS type A sorting domain-containing protein — MRSLCYLLLALLVGPTAFATHILGGYIKTASVSGQVNTHRITVTMYYNLVEGAAAANAAQTISVCFGDGNTAQVSRTSSQTVTGNALSPAVSVNEYTVTHLYNGAGVYSIKASVINRNDNIRNINNGQSLNLSFAIQTTVQVGLANQTPVLALPVSGLLVALNQPLSLSLAATDADGDSLSYGMGLPMSSLEPGSELTRFCNSFSVVAGYQFPNDVKQVGTYRLNPQTGQLNWNIPTEQGRYSAVILVSEWRDGVLISQTQQEFMLLVVDRGGSPVTPPVYEPAQLATITATAIDQVKLQLTVSPNPMASGLIQVELTAALPKPATLELLDSQGRIHRSVELKQAAETRRHAFDVSSLPAGLYLIRAESNGQQVVKKVVKP, encoded by the coding sequence ATGCGCTCGCTTTGCTACCTGTTACTTGCCCTGCTGGTAGGGCCAACGGCATTTGCTACTCATATTCTGGGTGGATATATCAAAACGGCATCCGTTTCGGGGCAGGTCAATACCCATCGGATCACCGTCACGATGTATTATAATCTAGTGGAAGGTGCCGCCGCTGCCAACGCCGCCCAGACCATTTCCGTTTGTTTCGGCGATGGAAATACGGCCCAGGTGAGCCGTACTAGCAGCCAAACGGTCACTGGTAATGCCCTGTCCCCGGCGGTGTCGGTCAATGAATACACGGTAACGCACCTGTATAATGGGGCAGGCGTTTACTCGATCAAAGCGTCGGTTATAAACCGAAATGACAACATTCGGAATATCAACAATGGGCAGTCGCTCAACCTGAGCTTCGCTATCCAGACAACCGTACAAGTTGGTTTGGCCAATCAGACACCCGTGCTGGCGCTTCCGGTGTCGGGCTTACTGGTCGCGTTGAATCAGCCACTGTCTTTATCGCTGGCCGCAACGGATGCCGACGGTGATAGTCTTTCCTACGGAATGGGTCTGCCGATGAGCAGCCTCGAACCAGGATCGGAGCTAACCCGCTTTTGCAACAGCTTTTCGGTTGTTGCTGGTTATCAGTTTCCCAACGACGTCAAGCAGGTAGGTACGTACCGGCTTAATCCGCAAACGGGCCAGCTCAACTGGAACATACCCACGGAGCAGGGACGCTACTCGGCTGTGATTTTGGTATCCGAATGGCGGGACGGAGTACTGATTAGCCAGACCCAGCAAGAGTTTATGTTGCTTGTTGTCGATCGGGGTGGTTCGCCCGTGACACCCCCCGTCTACGAACCGGCTCAACTGGCTACGATCACAGCTACGGCTATTGATCAAGTGAAGTTGCAACTGACCGTTTCTCCTAATCCAATGGCCAGCGGCTTAATACAAGTCGAACTGACAGCGGCGTTGCCCAAACCAGCTACCCTGGAGTTACTCGATAGCCAGGGGCGCATCCACCGGTCCGTTGAGTTAAAACAAGCTGCCGAGACGCGGCGCCATGCGTTTGATGTGAGCAGTTTGCCCGCGGGCCTGTATCTGATTCGGGCGGAAAGCAATGGGCAGCAGGTAGTTAAGAAAGTAGTGAAGCCCTAA
- the ftsA gene encoding cell division protein FtsA — MTHHLMDDKIVVGLDIGSTKVCAVAGRLSRSSNNQPMLEVLGAGRASSEGVTKGKVMNISRTVEAINRAIEEVSNQSNVDIGLVNVSFSNHNINSQKQPGSITRLSPGDEVTPADIDHLLRDMYRTPQLAGKEIVHVLPMDFTVDSETGVEDPVGRNGVKLGADFQIITTQADAAVNVRRCIERTASHLQRDQVLLSPLASAMAVLTPEEREAGVALVDIGGGTTDVAIYYRNVLRHVAVFPWAGNCLTNDIQDGCKVLPQQAELLKIKFGNANPTTYRLNEVVSVPGLPGRQPKDVLLRNVSIILSERLKEIAALVQAEIIRSGYKDKLLGGIVLTGGTALIEGIDEVFRTVTEMDVRVGYPEQLEYNLRADLVSDPAYATAVGLVWAGFRSVDDRISFISDPGLASSAPINGNGQGRPVDTTRPNPGPKGNAGTSPAKPADDAGETGQSTGWLSWLKKLINPKLGDINDSYRD; from the coding sequence ATGACCCATCACCTTATGGATGACAAGATTGTGGTAGGACTCGACATCGGCAGCACGAAGGTCTGTGCGGTGGCGGGTCGGCTATCTCGAAGCAGCAACAACCAGCCTATGCTGGAAGTGCTGGGCGCTGGCCGGGCCAGTTCCGAAGGCGTCACGAAAGGCAAAGTGATGAATATCAGCCGAACGGTTGAAGCGATTAACCGGGCTATTGAAGAAGTGTCGAATCAGTCGAACGTTGACATCGGGCTGGTCAACGTCAGCTTCAGCAACCACAATATCAATTCGCAAAAACAGCCCGGTAGCATTACCCGACTCTCGCCGGGTGATGAGGTAACGCCTGCCGACATCGATCACCTGCTACGCGACATGTACCGCACCCCCCAACTGGCGGGTAAGGAAATCGTGCACGTGCTTCCTATGGACTTCACGGTCGATAGTGAAACGGGGGTTGAGGATCCCGTTGGCCGAAATGGTGTTAAGCTGGGGGCCGATTTCCAGATCATTACCACGCAGGCCGATGCGGCAGTCAACGTACGGCGTTGTATCGAGCGCACGGCCAGCCATCTTCAGCGCGATCAGGTGTTACTATCGCCACTGGCTTCGGCCATGGCGGTGCTGACCCCCGAAGAGCGGGAAGCCGGTGTGGCCCTGGTGGATATTGGCGGCGGCACCACCGACGTAGCCATTTATTACCGGAATGTGCTGCGCCACGTGGCGGTGTTCCCCTGGGCGGGCAACTGCCTGACCAACGACATTCAGGATGGATGCAAGGTCCTGCCCCAACAGGCCGAACTGCTGAAGATCAAGTTTGGTAACGCCAACCCCACTACGTACCGCCTCAACGAGGTGGTATCGGTGCCGGGGTTGCCAGGTCGCCAGCCCAAAGACGTGCTGTTACGGAATGTGTCGATCATCCTGAGCGAACGGCTCAAAGAGATTGCTGCACTCGTACAGGCCGAAATTATTCGGTCAGGTTACAAAGATAAATTGCTGGGTGGTATTGTCTTGACCGGGGGCACCGCGCTCATCGAAGGCATTGACGAAGTGTTCCGAACCGTCACTGAGATGGATGTGCGCGTGGGTTACCCCGAACAGTTGGAATACAATTTGCGCGCTGATCTGGTCAGCGATCCGGCTTATGCCACGGCGGTGGGATTAGTGTGGGCCGGGTTCCGCAGCGTCGATGATCGGATTTCGTTCATCAGCGATCCGGGTCTGGCTAGTTCGGCGCCGATCAATGGCAATGGGCAGGGTCGTCCTGTTGATACCACGCGCCCAAATCCGGGGCCGAAGGGTAACGCAGGTACGTCGCCAGCCAAGCCAGCTGATGATGCGGGCGAGACAGGCCAATCGACGGGTTGGCTGAGCTGGCTGAAAAAACTAATTAACCCCAAGCTTGGTGACATCAACGACTCGTATCGGGACTAG
- the murC gene encoding UDP-N-acetylmuramate--L-alanine ligase translates to MSALARWFLVNGYAVAGYDRTSTALTDALTAEGMAIHFDEDIAKIPASFRENPAETLVVYTPAVPKTHAEYIYLTENGYTLQKRSQVLGWLAGRMTTIGVAGTHGKTTTSSMVAHLLRQAGVNCAAFLGGITQNYGTNFLLNEPADDLSKVICVVEADEFDRSFLTLFPQYAIVTSTDADHLDIYGDHASVLDSFAAYVSQIKPDGVLFMRDGLSLADKTPATVRTYALDGAEYRAANLRVEKARFVFDLVYPDGIITDIRMVIPGFHNVENALAASAVALQVGVSPDAIRDGLNTYRGVKRRFEYVLDTDELVLIDDYAHHPAEVRAFLSSVKALYPERALTVVFQPHLFSRTRDFANEFAESLSLADNVVLLDIYPAREAPIEGVTSDSILRHITSKTKQISTKDDLLGVLREMSPSLVVTVGAGDIDQLLPLLKAELKPMDKIIN, encoded by the coding sequence ATGAGTGCGCTGGCCCGCTGGTTTCTGGTCAATGGCTACGCTGTGGCCGGGTATGACCGCACCTCAACCGCGTTGACCGATGCCCTAACGGCCGAAGGGATGGCTATTCATTTCGACGAAGACATCGCCAAAATACCGGCTTCGTTCCGGGAAAACCCGGCAGAAACGCTGGTTGTCTATACACCGGCCGTCCCGAAAACACATGCTGAATACATCTACCTGACCGAGAACGGCTACACCCTGCAAAAACGATCGCAGGTGTTGGGCTGGCTGGCAGGCCGCATGACAACCATTGGTGTGGCCGGCACGCATGGCAAAACCACAACGTCATCGATGGTGGCGCATCTGCTTCGGCAGGCGGGTGTCAACTGCGCGGCTTTCCTGGGCGGCATCACCCAGAACTACGGCACGAATTTCCTGCTCAACGAGCCAGCCGACGATCTCTCGAAGGTCATCTGTGTGGTAGAGGCCGATGAGTTTGATCGCTCGTTTCTGACGCTCTTTCCACAGTATGCGATCGTTACCTCGACCGATGCGGACCACCTCGACATCTACGGCGATCACGCCTCGGTACTCGATTCATTTGCCGCCTACGTAAGTCAGATCAAGCCCGACGGCGTGCTGTTTATGCGTGATGGCCTGTCATTGGCCGATAAGACGCCAGCAACGGTACGTACCTACGCCCTGGACGGAGCCGAGTACCGGGCAGCCAACCTTCGGGTGGAAAAGGCCCGGTTTGTCTTTGATCTGGTGTATCCGGACGGCATAATCACCGACATCCGCATGGTGATTCCCGGCTTTCACAACGTCGAAAACGCGCTGGCGGCCTCGGCAGTAGCCCTTCAGGTGGGCGTGTCGCCCGACGCCATTCGCGATGGACTCAACACCTACCGGGGCGTGAAGCGGCGCTTTGAATACGTGCTGGATACCGACGAACTGGTACTGATCGATGATTATGCCCACCATCCGGCCGAGGTGCGGGCGTTCCTGTCGTCGGTGAAAGCGCTGTACCCCGAACGGGCGCTTACGGTGGTGTTTCAGCCGCATCTGTTCAGCCGCACCCGCGACTTCGCCAACGAGTTTGCCGAAAGCCTCTCCCTGGCCGATAACGTGGTGTTGCTCGACATCTATCCGGCCCGTGAGGCACCCATCGAGGGCGTGACATCCGACAGTATCCTCCGTCACATTACCTCAAAGACCAAACAAATTAGTACCAAAGACGACCTGCTCGGCGTTCTGCGAGAAATGAGCCCCTCGCTCGTCGTTACGGTGGGCGCAGGCGATATTGACCAACTGTTGCCCCTTCTGAAAGCAGAATTGAAGCCAATGGATAAAATAATCAATTAG
- a CDS encoding DUF2279 domain-containing protein → MLARLLFILLTLAILRPTASAQPLPGTPGTLPGESGIRQGRFIGVMVGTAAFYTITLILLKKQWYKKKQPFHTFNDNAEWLQMDKVGHMATAYCMSRGGYELMRWSGVDERASILTGGLLALLFQTTLEVYDGHAEGWGFSKGDMVANVAGTALFMGQQFGTGQQVVSMKYGFRKTIYPPFRPNLLGKTTGQQMLKDYNGQQYWLSVNLASVLPVGPSFPRWLNLDLGYSGSGMTGGHENPPMVDADGKPIKFERFRQFFLSPDVDLSRINQPDPLQPLPWQRFVGTVQFFKIAAPSLEYNRVNKLRFHPLLLPKE, encoded by the coding sequence ATGCTTGCTCGTTTGTTATTCATCTTGTTGACACTGGCGATACTACGGCCTACGGCTTCAGCGCAGCCTTTACCGGGTACGCCAGGTACGTTGCCTGGCGAGTCAGGTATTCGTCAGGGGCGTTTTATTGGCGTAATGGTGGGCACAGCGGCGTTTTACACCATCACGCTGATTCTGCTGAAAAAGCAGTGGTACAAAAAAAAACAGCCGTTCCACACCTTCAACGACAACGCCGAATGGCTACAAATGGATAAGGTCGGCCACATGGCGACTGCCTACTGCATGAGCCGGGGCGGCTACGAACTGATGCGCTGGAGCGGCGTCGACGAGCGGGCCAGTATCCTGACGGGCGGCCTGTTGGCGTTGCTATTCCAGACCACGCTCGAAGTGTATGACGGCCATGCCGAAGGCTGGGGTTTTTCGAAAGGCGATATGGTGGCGAACGTAGCCGGCACGGCGCTGTTTATGGGCCAGCAGTTTGGTACGGGGCAGCAGGTGGTTTCCATGAAATACGGCTTTCGGAAAACGATTTATCCCCCTTTCCGGCCCAATCTGCTTGGTAAAACAACCGGACAGCAGATGCTGAAGGATTACAATGGGCAGCAATATTGGCTGTCGGTCAATCTGGCGTCGGTGTTGCCCGTTGGCCCGTCGTTTCCGCGCTGGCTGAACCTCGATCTGGGCTATAGCGGCAGTGGCATGACAGGCGGCCACGAGAACCCGCCGATGGTCGATGCTGACGGGAAGCCCATTAAATTCGAGCGCTTCCGGCAATTTTTCCTTTCGCCTGACGTCGATCTGTCACGCATTAACCAGCCCGACCCGTTACAGCCTCTACCCTGGCAGCGGTTTGTAGGCACGGTGCAGTTTTTTAAAATAGCCGCGCCCTCACTCGAATATAACCGGGTCAACAAGCTCCGTTTTCACCCGCTGCTGCTCCCCAAAGAGTGA
- the murG gene encoding undecaprenyldiphospho-muramoylpentapeptide beta-N-acetylglucosaminyltransferase encodes MNVIISGGGTGGHIYPAIAIANELKRLDPTTNILFVGAEGKMEMEKVPRAGYTIEGLPVVGIQRSLTLANLAFPFKLARSLRRAQQIVRDFKPDVAVGVGGYASGPTLLAATRQNVPVLIQEQNSYAGLTNKVLARWAKRICVAYPGMDAFFPADKIRLTGNPVRSDIQLADQQVEAGRVQFGLANRDAGPVPTLLVIGGSQGARTLNESIEAGLPQLMAAGVQVVWQTGTGFIGRANEAVAKAGATNVHPYEFIYEMDRAYAVADVVVSRAGALSVSELCLVGRPAILVPFPDATDDHQTKNAMALVERDAALLVRDQDARQNLVTEALNLLTDSAKKENLSKQIKLLAFPNAASDIAQEVLKLTSRNKLV; translated from the coding sequence ATGAACGTAATTATCTCCGGCGGCGGCACGGGGGGCCATATTTACCCCGCTATCGCCATTGCCAACGAACTGAAACGGCTCGACCCCACCACGAACATTCTGTTTGTCGGCGCTGAGGGAAAAATGGAAATGGAAAAAGTACCCCGCGCCGGGTATACCATCGAAGGGCTGCCCGTGGTGGGTATTCAGCGGAGCCTGACGCTCGCCAACCTCGCCTTTCCGTTCAAACTGGCCCGGAGTCTGCGCCGCGCCCAACAGATCGTGCGCGACTTCAAGCCCGACGTGGCGGTGGGCGTGGGCGGTTACGCGAGTGGTCCCACCTTGCTTGCCGCCACCAGGCAGAACGTACCTGTGCTGATTCAGGAGCAGAACTCCTATGCTGGCCTAACCAACAAAGTGCTGGCGCGCTGGGCCAAACGAATCTGCGTTGCCTACCCCGGCATGGATGCGTTTTTCCCTGCCGATAAAATCCGGCTGACGGGTAACCCGGTCAGAAGCGACATTCAGTTGGCCGATCAGCAGGTCGAGGCGGGGCGGGTGCAGTTTGGGCTGGCGAACCGGGACGCCGGACCGGTACCCACGCTGCTGGTTATTGGCGGTAGTCAGGGCGCACGTACGCTCAACGAAAGTATTGAAGCGGGCTTACCACAGCTCATGGCGGCGGGAGTGCAGGTGGTCTGGCAAACCGGCACAGGCTTTATCGGACGAGCCAACGAAGCGGTGGCCAAAGCCGGAGCCACAAACGTGCATCCGTACGAATTCATTTACGAGATGGATCGGGCCTACGCCGTTGCCGATGTGGTGGTGTCGCGGGCGGGCGCGCTGTCGGTGTCGGAGTTATGCCTCGTGGGCCGACCCGCCATCCTGGTCCCTTTTCCCGACGCTACCGACGATCACCAAACCAAGAACGCAATGGCCCTGGTAGAGCGCGATGCGGCCCTGCTGGTACGCGATCAGGATGCCCGGCAAAACCTGGTTACTGAAGCACTCAACTTATTAACTGACTCAGCAAAAAAAGAAAATCTGAGTAAACAAATTAAGCTATTGGCATTTCCTAACGCAGCGTCTGACATCGCCCAGGAGGTGCTGAAACTTACCTCAAGAAATAAATTAGTATAG
- the ftsZ gene encoding cell division protein FtsZ, with amino-acid sequence MLDHGFTLDIPEQNAPIIKVIGVGGGGSNAVQHMLKMGVKDVEFAICNTDRQALMSSDVKTKLKLGTGLEGAGMDVEVGRRAATESLDELRNLLGGSIKMVFITAGMGGGTGTGAAPVVAQLAREMGLLTVAVVTAPYKYEGIDKRSQAAEGIELLKKSCDTVLVVMNDKLADLYGKLSIRKAFAHADNVLATAVKSIAEVITTRGDVNTDFMDVKKVLQDAGPSVMGSADAEGEERALHAIQEALNSPLLNDSDILGAKRILLTISSSSEYEATLEEQTIISNYIVEKIGEEARLFKIGAIFDDSLGARMRVTIIAAGFETNMDGIIAPLPIAREEPAKPVEAVDTPDQTPSAPEANQPELVLDEAGVSTPTFTHSGPVPVPPVPGPYANGLGTNDHAGYNGITLNPTRPDDTEEVKQLITDFLQNRFSERELEAPAFSRHRVMLYEIPLLPDHELIRSRLFD; translated from the coding sequence ATGTTGGACCACGGATTTACCCTCGATATACCCGAGCAAAACGCCCCGATCATCAAGGTTATTGGTGTGGGTGGCGGCGGTAGCAATGCCGTGCAGCATATGCTTAAGATGGGTGTAAAGGATGTCGAGTTCGCGATCTGCAATACTGACCGGCAAGCCTTAATGAGCAGCGACGTGAAAACGAAGCTGAAACTCGGCACGGGATTGGAAGGGGCTGGTATGGACGTGGAAGTGGGCCGCCGAGCCGCTACCGAAAGCCTCGACGAACTGCGCAACCTGCTGGGTGGATCGATCAAGATGGTCTTCATCACGGCCGGGATGGGCGGTGGTACCGGCACGGGCGCAGCGCCGGTAGTAGCCCAGCTCGCCCGCGAAATGGGCCTGCTGACAGTTGCCGTCGTGACGGCCCCTTACAAATATGAAGGCATCGACAAGCGTTCGCAGGCGGCAGAAGGCATCGAACTGCTAAAGAAAAGCTGCGATACGGTGCTGGTTGTCATGAACGACAAGCTGGCCGACCTGTATGGCAAGCTCAGCATTCGGAAAGCCTTCGCTCATGCCGATAACGTGCTGGCTACCGCCGTGAAAAGTATTGCCGAAGTCATTACCACCCGCGGCGACGTGAACACCGACTTCATGGACGTGAAGAAGGTACTGCAGGATGCAGGGCCGTCGGTGATGGGCTCGGCAGATGCAGAAGGTGAAGAGCGGGCGTTGCACGCCATTCAGGAGGCGCTCAACTCACCGCTGCTGAACGACAGCGACATTTTGGGGGCCAAGCGCATCCTGCTGACCATTTCGTCGAGCTCGGAGTACGAAGCCACGCTGGAAGAACAGACAATCATCTCCAACTACATCGTGGAGAAGATTGGCGAAGAAGCCCGTCTGTTTAAAATTGGTGCCATCTTCGACGATTCGCTCGGCGCCCGAATGCGGGTAACGATCATCGCGGCTGGTTTTGAGACCAACATGGATGGCATTATCGCCCCGCTGCCGATTGCCAGAGAAGAACCCGCCAAACCCGTTGAGGCCGTTGACACACCGGACCAAACACCGAGCGCACCGGAAGCTAACCAGCCCGAGCTGGTACTCGATGAGGCGGGCGTCAGCACACCTACGTTTACGCACAGCGGGCCGGTACCAGTGCCACCCGTACCTGGTCCGTATGCCAATGGGCTGGGGACGAACGATCATGCTGGCTATAACGGCATCACGTTGAACCCGACCCGACCCGACGATACGGAAGAGGTGAAGCAACTCATCACCGATTTTCTGCAAAACCGCTTCAGCGAGCGCGAGTTGGAAGCTCCGGCTTTTAGCCGTCACCGGGTAATGCTGTACGAAATTCCACTGTTGCCCGACCACGAGCTGATTCGCTCACGCCTGTTCGATTAG
- the accD gene encoding acetyl-CoA carboxylase, carboxyltransferase subunit beta, translated as MSWFIRKDKGIQTPTEMKREAPDGLWYQCPNCKQVMHTREHKLNAYTCVHCNYHEKVGSDAYFSLLFDGNEFTELDENMISADPLGFTDTKRYPDRIRATVAKTGLKDAVRTAHGPMNGTEITVACMDFGFIGGSMGSVVGEKIARAIDYALANKTPFLMISRSGGARMMEAGFSLMQMAKTSAKLARLSEAGLPYVSLLTDPTTGGVTASYAMLGDFNIAEPGALIGFAGPRVIRETIGKDLPKGFQSAEFVLEHGFLDFIVDRKDLKDKLSSLLKMLN; from the coding sequence ATGTCTTGGTTTATACGAAAGGATAAGGGCATTCAGACCCCGACCGAAATGAAGCGGGAGGCCCCCGATGGGTTGTGGTATCAGTGCCCGAATTGCAAACAGGTGATGCATACCCGTGAGCATAAGCTGAACGCGTATACGTGTGTCCATTGCAATTACCACGAAAAAGTAGGCTCGGACGCCTATTTCTCACTGCTTTTTGATGGCAATGAGTTTACCGAACTCGATGAGAATATGATCTCGGCAGACCCGCTGGGTTTTACCGATACAAAACGATACCCCGACCGGATTCGGGCCACCGTGGCTAAAACGGGCCTGAAAGATGCCGTCAGAACGGCTCATGGACCTATGAATGGCACTGAAATCACCGTCGCCTGCATGGATTTCGGGTTCATTGGCGGGTCGATGGGCTCGGTGGTTGGCGAGAAAATTGCCCGCGCGATCGATTACGCGCTGGCCAACAAAACGCCGTTTCTGATGATTTCGCGGTCGGGGGGTGCCCGGATGATGGAAGCCGGTTTCTCGCTGATGCAGATGGCGAAAACATCGGCCAAGCTGGCGCGGCTGTCAGAAGCAGGCCTCCCTTACGTTTCGCTGCTGACCGACCCTACCACGGGTGGTGTGACAGCGTCATACGCCATGCTGGGCGACTTCAATATCGCCGAGCCGGGGGCACTGATTGGTTTTGCCGGGCCGCGCGTCATTCGGGAAACCATTGGTAAAGACTTACCCAAAGGCTTTCAGAGCGCTGAATTCGTACTGGAACACGGCTTCCTCGATTTCATCGTCGACCGTAAAGACCTGAAAGACAAGCTGAGCAGCTTGTTGAAAATGCTGAATTAG
- a CDS encoding radical SAM protein, with translation MRLVRHPVLCNYYVTYRCNATCGFCDIWEKPSPYVTLDQVRANLRDLRRLGVRVVDFTGGEPLLHRQLPELLAEAKRQGFITTITTNGLLYPKQAERLRGLVDMLHFSLDSPNAAEHDQGRGVRCFDKVMESIALANSLGERPDILFTVFEHNIGQIEAMYEQICRPNGLVLILNPVFEYNGVGGTLPESALQTLTQWGNRPSVYLNDGFVQLRRDGGNHINKPVCRAASTTIVISPQNELVLPCYHLGLQTFPINDQLHELYRSAAVQQLVALEGRLPACEGCAINCYMQPSFAVELSKYWWKALPSTLKYNRMKGTWKQLLPSL, from the coding sequence ATGCGCCTCGTTCGTCACCCGGTTTTGTGCAATTATTACGTCACGTACCGCTGTAACGCAACGTGTGGCTTCTGCGACATCTGGGAGAAGCCTTCGCCTTACGTAACTCTCGATCAGGTACGGGCTAATCTGCGGGACCTTCGGCGGCTGGGCGTGCGGGTTGTCGATTTTACGGGTGGCGAACCCCTCCTTCATCGCCAACTGCCCGAATTGCTCGCCGAAGCCAAACGGCAGGGTTTTATTACCACCATCACGACCAACGGATTGCTGTACCCCAAACAGGCCGAACGGCTGCGGGGACTGGTCGATATGCTGCATTTTTCGCTCGATTCGCCCAATGCTGCCGAACACGACCAAGGCCGCGGGGTACGTTGCTTCGACAAAGTGATGGAGTCGATTGCGCTAGCCAACTCGCTGGGTGAGCGCCCTGACATCCTGTTCACGGTGTTCGAACACAACATCGGTCAGATCGAGGCGATGTACGAGCAGATCTGCCGCCCGAACGGGTTGGTGCTCATTCTGAATCCGGTATTCGAGTACAATGGCGTTGGGGGTACGTTGCCCGAATCGGCGCTGCAAACGCTGACACAGTGGGGCAATCGGCCCAGCGTGTACCTCAACGATGGGTTTGTTCAGCTTCGGCGCGATGGCGGTAACCACATCAACAAGCCCGTTTGCCGGGCGGCCAGTACCACCATCGTCATTTCGCCGCAAAACGAACTGGTGCTCCCCTGCTACCATCTGGGCTTGCAAACGTTCCCGATTAACGATCAGTTGCACGAGCTATACCGATCAGCCGCCGTACAGCAACTGGTGGCGCTTGAAGGCCGACTGCCTGCCTGCGAAGGGTGCGCCATCAACTGCTACATGCAGCCCTCGTTTGCCGTGGAGCTATCGAAATACTGGTGGAAAGCCTTGCCGAGCACCCTCAAATACAACCGCATGAAGGGTACCTGGAAGCAGTTGCTACCAAGTTTGTAA